A genomic window from Prochlorococcus sp. RS04 includes:
- the rpsO gene encoding 30S ribosomal protein S15, producing the protein MSLDTAEKQKLIETHQVHPTDTGSAEVQVALLSKRISKLSDHLQGNIHDFASRQGLLKMIGKRKRLLSFIKDKNVQRYQELLKKIGIRG; encoded by the coding sequence ATGTCATTAGATACAGCTGAAAAACAGAAGCTGATTGAGACTCATCAAGTACATCCAACTGATACAGGTTCAGCCGAAGTTCAAGTAGCACTTCTTTCAAAAAGAATATCGAAATTAAGTGACCACCTCCAAGGAAACATTCATGATTTTGCTTCAAGGCAAGGATTATTAAAAATGATTGGTAAAAGGAAAAGATTACTATCTTTCATAAAAGACAAAAACGTTCAGAGATATCAAGAGCTATTAAAGAAAATTGGAATCAGAGGATGA
- a CDS encoding PAM68 family protein, which translates to MKKKQSKKKTQFKKKKNYLEKTAFSNLEKASNTVNAPKRSSTGIPKYVADRMARRIFFTAGIPTILGMSVFVVSYIIVTRNIAEIPPSSTIAISALFFLLGLAGLSFGILSASWDKEPGSFFGIENIPMNIQRAKAAFKPATQNFEDKN; encoded by the coding sequence ATGAAAAAAAAGCAATCTAAAAAAAAGACACAATTTAAAAAGAAAAAAAATTATCTTGAGAAAACTGCATTTTCTAATCTAGAAAAAGCATCTAATACTGTAAATGCCCCAAAGAGATCATCTACTGGGATACCAAAATATGTTGCTGATAGAATGGCAAGAAGAATATTTTTTACAGCAGGAATTCCCACAATATTAGGGATGTCTGTTTTTGTTGTTAGCTACATTATAGTTACAAGAAATATTGCTGAGATACCTCCTTCATCAACAATTGCAATTTCAGCATTATTTTTTTTATTAGGTTTAGCAGGTTTGAGTTTTGGAATATTATCAGCTAGTTGGGATAAAGAGCCTGGTTCTTTTTTTGGTATTGAAAATATTCCAATGAACATACAACGTGCAAAAGCAGCTTTCAAACCTGCAACTCAAAATTTCGAAGACAAAAATTAA